In Mixophyes fleayi isolate aMixFle1 chromosome 4, aMixFle1.hap1, whole genome shotgun sequence, the following proteins share a genomic window:
- the LOC142150468 gene encoding olfactory receptor 1500-like: MRGTLKNQESTNEGPPLQKNMEDTNSIQESNLTMVTEFILLGFQVSHNIKILLFILLLVIYCVSICGNLLIIILVSYNKNLHSPMYFFLTQLSISDILLISDIVPNVLHIVLNDRGTIRFAGCITQLYFFCALETSASLLLTVMSYDRYLAICNPLHYASIMNSAYCMKLVVISWMLSFSTVLIDTVTTSMLQFCGPNIIDHFFCDLVPLLEVSCSDTFIVQIEIYLLSVPLVSLPCIIIIISYVNIIYTILRTPSNSVRKKVFSTCSSHMTVVAIYYGTMFSVYVLPTSVQSLSISKILSLQYTVVNPLINPIIYSLRNKDIKEALHKTIHKFLFCCNLVL; this comes from the exons ATGAGAGGAACACTAAAGAACCAAGAGTCCACCAATGAGGGACCACCTTTACAGAAAAACATGGAAGATACTAAT TCAATACAGGAGAGCAACCTGACTATGGTCACTGAGTTCATCCTCTTGGGATTTCAAGTTAGCCACAACATAAAGATTTTACTCTTTATTCTCCTCCTTGTGATATACTGTGTGTCCATATGTGGGAACCTCCTGATCATCATACTGGTGTCCTACAACAAGAACCTCCATTCTCCCATGTACTTCTTCCTTACACAATTGTCTATCAGCGACATCTTGTTGATCTCAGATATTGTCCCAAACGTGCTTCATATTGTACTGAATGATAGGGGCACCATTAGATTCGCTGGCTGCATCACTCAGTTATATTTCTTTTGTGCTTTAGAAACATCCGCGAGCCTTCTTCTCACAGTGATGTCTTATGACAGATATTTGGCCATCTGTAACCCCCTGCATTATGCTTCTATTATGAACAGTGCATATTGCATGAAATTGGTTGTCATCTCTTGGATGTTGAGTTTTTCTACTGTTTTGATTGACACTGTTACAACATCAATGTTACAATTTTGTGGCCCGAACATTATTGACCATTTTTTCTGTGATCTCGTTCCCCTACTGGAAGTGTCTtgttcagatacatttattgtacaaatagaaatatatttactaAGTGTCCCTCTGGTTAGCCTCCCATGCATAATAATCATTATATCTTATGTCAATATCATTTATACCATCTTAAGGACACCATCTAATAGTGTCAGAAAGAAGGTCTTCTCCACCTGTAGTTCCCACATGACTGTGGTGGCCATTTATTATGGGACCATGTTTAGTGTTTATGTTCTACCAACAAGCGTGCAATCATTGAGTATAAGTAAAATTCTATCACTCCAATACACAGTAGTGAACCCTTTGATAAACCCCATTATTTACAGCCTGAGAAACAAGGACATTAAGGAAGCTTTGCACAAAACAATCcataaatttttattttgttgcaatCTTGTTCTATAG
- the LOC142150467 gene encoding olfactory receptor 1500-like, whose translation MSDHLHQQEVPDGSNQTSVTEFILLGFQGSQNVRIIFFILFLVIYCVTVCGNLLIITLVSYNKNLHSPMYFFLTQLSMNDILLTTDIVPNMLYILLNEKGKISFVACVTQFYFFCASEASECLLLTVMSYDRYLAICHPLRYASIMDSAYCLKLAIISWMLSFSIILIDTITTSMLQFCGPNIIDHFFCDLVPLLEISCSDTNIVQIEVYLLSVNVVIIPCIIIIVSYVNILHSILRTPSNTVRQKAFSTCSSHLTVVSIFFGTLFGVYVLPTKGQFLNISKILSLIYTVVTPLINPIIYSLKNKDIKKALHKTVHKNIFCGNLVL comes from the exons ATGAGTGACCATCTTCATCAGCAGGAAGTTCCTGAT GGGAGCAATCAGACTTCGGTCACTGAGTTTATCCTTTTGGGATTTCAGGGCAGCCAAAATGTAAGGATTATATTCTTTATTCTCTTCCTTGTGATTTACTGTGTGACCGTATGTGGGAACCTCCTGATCATTACACTGGTGTCCTACAACAAAAACCTCCATTCTCCCATGTACTTCTTCCTCACACAACTCTCTATGAATGATATCTTGCTAACAACAGATATTGTCCCCAACATGCTTTATATTTTACTGAATGAGAAGGGCAAAATTAGTTTTGTTGCCTGTGTCACTCAGTTTTATTTCTTCTGTGCCTCAGAAGCATCTGAGTGTCTTCTCCTCACAGTGATGTCTTACGACAGATATTTGGCCATCTGTCACCCCTTGCGTTATGCTTCTATAATGGACAGTGCATATTGCCTGAAATTGGCGATCATCTCTTGGATGTTGAGTTTTTCCATTATATTGATTGACACTATAACAACATCAATGCTACAATTTTGTGGGCCAAATATTATTGACCATTTCTTCTGTGATCTTGTTCCCCTACTGGAAATTTCTTGTTCAGATACAAACATTGTTCAAATAGAAGTTTATTTACTAAGTGTTAATGTGGTTATCATCCCATGTATAATAATCATAGTATCTTATGTTAATATCCTTCACTCTATTTTAAGGACTCCATCTAACACTGTCAGacagaaagccttctccacctgtagTTCCCACCTGACTGTGGTGTCCATATTTTTTGGAACTCTGTTTGGTGTTTATGTGCTACCAACAAAAGGACAATTTTTGAACATAAGTAAAATCTTATCACTGATTTACACGGTGGTAACCcctttgataaatcccattatataTAGCCTCAAGAATAAGGACATAAAGAAAGCTTTACACAAAACAgtccataaaaatatattttgtggtaATCTTGTTCTATAG